The genomic stretch GGTGTGGATGACATCCGGCGCATCAACGACATCTGCCGTCTTGGACCGGTTGCCGGCAAGCGGAAAATCTATATTATCGACGAAGTCCACATGCTGTCCAAGCCGGCCTTCAACGCCTTCCTGAAGACGCTTGAAGAGCCACCGGAACATGTGATCTTTATTCTCGCGACCACCGACGTGCACAAGGTCCCCGCGACCATTCTCTCCCGTGTGCAGCGGTTCGACTTCCGCCCGGTTCAACCGGCAGACGTTGCACCCTATTTAGGAAAGATCTGTGCGTCGGAAGGCTGGGCGTATGACGAAGAGGCCCTGTGGCTGGTAGCCCGTCGCGGCGAAGGCTCGCTGAGAGATGCTGAAGGTCTGCTTGATCAGGTCGTCTCTTTTGCGGGAAATCAGGTCACACTGGAAGCCACGCGCGAAGTGCTGGGCATCCTCCCCACGGAGCTGCTTGGTCAGGCAACGGCACTGATTGCCGGACACAACGTTGCCGCGGTTCCGGAATTTCTGGAGCATCTTGCGCTGCGCGGCGTGGACTACACCGAACTGTTGAAATCGCTGCAAGGCTACTGGATGGATCAGATCTTCCTCAAAGAAGAACTGAAACTGACAGGCAAGACCGAAGAAGAACTCAGCGCCATGCGCCAGGCGGCAGCCAATCTGTCGATTGAAGACCTGTTCCGCCTGATCCGTCTGGCGGAGAATCTGGAAAATGCCCTGCGCTGGTCGACCTCGCCGCGTGTCCGCTTTGAAATATCTTTTTTGCGCTGGGCCACGCTTGACCGCTCGGTGACGATTCGCGAACTTTTGGACCGGCTGGACAGCGGTGCGGATTTCCCCATGCCGACTCCGGTTGCCGCTACACCACAGTCTGCAGCCACTCGGGGACCCACCATCCAACTGCCATCCACTCCGGCACCCAAGCCTCCGATGGAAGCTCCGGTGAAGAGCGTGAGCACTCCGCCGCCCGCCCCGCCACCTCCTGCCCCGGAAGCAGAACCGGAGCCGGAAGCGCCCAAGGTCGCCAGCGTTCCGGAAGGCGACCTCTCGCTGGATAGCCTGCGCCAGATGTGGCCGGATATCATGAAAGTACTGCGCAAGAAGGATCCCGTCGCCGCTGGAGTCGGCGAAAGTTCCTGGGCGCTGGATGCTTTTGATGGAAAGAAACTGACGCTCTGCAGCAAGATTGCGAATTCCTTTGCCACAGAGCAGTTGAAGAGAAGTTTTCCCAATCTAAGGCTGGCGATCAACGAGGTGACGGGCCGCGACCTGATGCTGGTCGCGGGACCTCCCTTGCAACAGCCTGCCTCTGAACCGGCCGTTAAGCCGACGCCGATTGCCGATGCAACACCACCGACCGAAGGCAGTGACCTGTTTGCGAACGTCATGAACCGTTTCGGCGGCATCGAGATCAAGCCCGGCACGACGCGCGAACCGAAATAAGATTACCCCATGGATGTAGCCCGTTTCTCACCGTCGCTCGAGCGACTGGTTGAACTGATATCCAAACTGCCCGGTCTGGGACGCAAGTCCGCCGCGCGGCTTGCCCTCCATATTCTGCGCCACTCCGAAGATGAGGCCGAGGCTCTGGCTCAGGCAATTCTCGACGTCAAGCGCCGTGTACACCTCTGCCGTGTCTGCTCCAACTTCACCGAAGGCGAGATCTGTTCCATCTGCGCGGATCCCAAGCGTGATCAGTCCGTAATCTGCGTGGTGGAGACTCCCAGTGACGTGCTGCGGCTCGAAAAATCCGGCGCGTTCCGCGGCCTCTATCATGTACTGGGGGGAACACTGTCTCCGCTGGATGGCATTGGACCCGACGACCTGCGTATTGCCGAACTCACACAGCGCACCAAGGACGAAGCCGTGCGGGAAGTCATCCTCGCTACCAATCCGACCACCGATGGCGACGCTACCGCGCTGTATCTGGTGCGGGCACTGAAGTCAAACGGTTTGGCCGTCTCGCGAATTGCCCGCGGCGTGCCGGTCGGCGCAGAACTTGAGCACGTCGACGAGGTCACCATCGCCAGCGCCATGGAGTCCCGCACCCGTCTTTCCTAACCTCTTCGCTCGCGGCTTATGCCGCGAGCCGTACGTAATCCACGAACCGCAATTTATCTCCGAAGGCGACCACTCGTGATACCCGGTTTCAATCTCGCGAATCAACTCACGCTCTCTCGGCTTTTTCTGGGTCCGCTCTTCCTGGTGGCCTTCCTGAGCAAGTGGGACTTTTCGATGGAGGCCGCGTTGTTCGTGGCCATTTTGATCGAGGCATCGGACGTCGCCGACGGAATTCTCGCCCGCTCCCGCAAGCAGGTCTCAGACGTCGGCAAACTGCTCGACCCGATGAGCGACTCCATTGCCCGGCTAACGTATTACATCGGTTTTCTGGTGATGGGCCTGGCCTCGGCCTGGATGATTGTGATCCTCATTTACCGCGATGTAATGATTGCCTATGTGCGCGTCTTCTCGGCGTTAACGGGGACGGCCATGGGGCGGCGGACTTCGGGCAAATGGAAAGGCATTCTGCAAGGGGCCAATGCCCTCGTGATTCTCGCGCTGCTGATTGTGGATCGCCGCATTATCGAAATTCCGTGGCTGAACCGGATCATTTACGGTCTGATGGTCTTCATCACCGCCTACACCGTCTTCTCCTGGATCGAATATCTGCGGGGGAACAAGGAGTTGCTGCTGGAAATCCGCCGCCGGGGCGCGGCGTGAGCAAACTGTCGTGGCCGGAAATGCTGGCAGTGACCGTGTTCGGCACGGGTTTCTCGCCCATCGCACCGGCAACCGTGGCATCGGCGGCAACGTGCGTGATCTTCTGGTTTATTCCGGCGGCGCTCCGCTGGCCGTGGGCCCTGCTGCTCTTCCCGGCGACCTACGGCGGAATTCTATTGTCCACGCGGGCGATCCACGCGTTCGACGTGATCACCGATTCACGCTTCCAGAAACTGCGCCGACCCAATCCGCACAAGGAAGACCCCGATCAGGTTGTCATCGACGAATTTGTCGGTCAATGGATTGCTCTGCTTGCCGTGCCGCACAACATCCTCGGATTCACCGCCGCCTTCATTGCCTTCCGCGTTCTGGACATTGTCAAGCCATTCGGTATCGAAGCTACCCAGAAACTTAAGGGCGGCTGGGGCATCATGATCGATGATGTCCTTGCGGGAATCGGCAGCGCCCTGCTTCTGCTGCTGGCCTCCAAACTGGTAACGGTCCTGCTGCCTTGAGCACCTCCCCCACATCCTCCCCACGCTTCCGCTGCGAACTGATTACCGTTGGTGATGAGGTGTTGCGCGGGGATATTGTCAACGGCAACGCCGCTTACATCGGTCGCGCGCTCTCCGCTATCGGTTTTCCACCGAGTTGGTCCAGCGTGATCGCCGACAAGATGGATGTGATCAAGAGCGCACTGCAAACGGCTCTGTCGCGGGCGCACGTGATTGTGCTGACCGGCGGCTTGGGACCGACTCCCGATGATTTGACCAGAGATGCGGTCGCGCAGTTTTTTGATCTGCCGCTTCAGGAAGATCCGGTGCTGCTCGAGCATGTTGAGGCCCTGTTCCGCTCCCGTGGAATGGTCATGCCCGAGACGTCGCGCAACCAGAGTCTCTTCCCCATTGGCGCCAGCAAACTGCCGAATCCCCACGGCACCGCCGCCGGGATTCATATCGAGCGCGATGGGCGTCATGTGTTTTGTCTGCCGGGTGTGGCGATTGAAGCCCAGCAGATGACGGATGAATCCGTTGTGCCGATTGTCCGTGAAATATTTCCCGACGTACAGGTGTTTACCAAAACGCTGCGTCTGGCGGGCATCGGCGAATCGCACTTAATGCAGCAGGTCGGCAGACAGGAAGAAATCTGCGCACACGTGTCTGTAGCCTACCTGCCGCATCATGGACTATTGGATTTGCGGCTGACGGCTCACTCCACGGACAGGCTGGAAGCGGAAGCACAAATTGCCTTTGCCGAGGCGATTATCCGTGAGCACGTGTGGGAGCATATTTACGCCACGGGTTCGGCCAAGCTCGGCGCGGTTATCGGCAATATTCTGATCAATCGCGGTCAGAAACTGGCAGTTGCCGAAAGCTGCACCGGAGGGTTGGTGTCGGATATGATCACAGATATTCCCGGATCCTCTCGCTGGTTTGATCGCGGTTGGATCACCTATTCCAACGCCGCGAAAACAGGGAACATTTGTGTAGATGAGGAGTTAATTATCCGGCACGGGGCCGTGTCGGAAGAAGTCGCCTGCGCTATGGCGCAAGGTGCTCGAACAAACGCCGAAACTTCGTGGGGTATATCCACCACCGGAATCGCCGGACCTGACGGCGGGACAGCCAGTAAGCCGGTCGGTACGGTGTGGATTGCCGTTTCATCGGAGTCCGGCGCGCACGCCCGGCTGCTGCAACTTTCCGGCCTGCGCGAGACCATCAAACTCCGCACCGCACACTCGGTTCTTTATCTGCTTTACCGCAACCTGATGGGGTACACAGACTGATGCGGCTCTTCATTGCCATCGGTCTGCCGGATGCGTGGAAGCAGATCCTTGCGCTGCCCGAGTCCAGCATTGGCTGGCTGGGACGCGGCGTAAAATGGGTGGAACCGCGCGGGATGCACCTGACGCTGAGGTTTCTCGGTGAAGTGCCCGACAACGAGCTTTCCGCACTCCAGTCTGCCATTACCGAGGCCATCGGCGACACTGCGCCCTTCGCCATGCGCATTCATGGAACCGGAGTATTTCCCAATGCCCGGCGGCCACGGGTGTACTGGGCGGGGATCGAAGCACCGGGCACGCTGATCGAGATGCAGAAACGCATCGAAGAGCGCATGCAGGACCTTGACTTCGAAAAGGAAGAGAATCCGTTCCGGCCACATCTGACGCTTGCGCGTATCAAAGAGCCGATTGGCAAGGAACGCATGACGGAAGCCTTGTTGAACTTCCGCCTCGAAAGCGACCCCATCAACGTCACTGAAGTGCTTCTGATGCAAAGCCATCTCTCCAAAGACGGCGCGCAGTACGAAGCCATCCGGCATTTCCCGCTGACCGGCGGGCAAACGCAAATCAACCCGAGATAAGTATGTCCCGACAATCCTGGATTTTGGAGATCAACGCCAACAAGGATAAGGTGTGGAACCTGCTGGCCGATCCCAAGGAATTTGCCTTTTGGGCCCCTAACGTGCGTGATCTGGCGCTGGAGCCGAACAAGCTCGACGTGGATACGATCCGCCATTTCCGTCTCGATATCAGCGGCAAAATTGAAACCCTCGAAACACGTATCACCCATTGCACCCCCGGCGAGAGTTTCGCCGAGTCGCCCGTGGGGGGATCGCTGAAGATCCACGAAAAAGTGACGCACCTCAAAATGGTGTATCGCGTGGAATCGCTGGACGACAAGACCTGCAACTTCATGTTCACCATGGATTGGGAAATGAAGGGCTTCTTGAATCAGATGCTGGAGAAGGTGGTTATGGGCGCCTTCACATCCCAGCTCCGGCTGTGGTTCGACCGTATGAGAACCTACGCCGAGACCGGACGTCCTGTCTAAGGACATGCGGCCCTGCGGGCGACATCTCTAACTTTCAACATATTAACTAAGAGATCGGTCATGACCAAAGAAACCGA from bacterium encodes the following:
- a CDS encoding phosphatidylglycerophosphatase A → MSKLSWPEMLAVTVFGTGFSPIAPATVASAATCVIFWFIPAALRWPWALLLFPATYGGILLSTRAIHAFDVITDSRFQKLRRPNPHKEDPDQVVIDEFVGQWIALLAVPHNILGFTAAFIAFRVLDIVKPFGIEATQKLKGGWGIMIDDVLAGIGSALLLLLASKLVTVLLP
- the recR gene encoding recombination mediator RecR codes for the protein MDVARFSPSLERLVELISKLPGLGRKSAARLALHILRHSEDEAEALAQAILDVKRRVHLCRVCSNFTEGEICSICADPKRDQSVICVVETPSDVLRLEKSGAFRGLYHVLGGTLSPLDGIGPDDLRIAELTQRTKDEAVREVILATNPTTDGDATALYLVRALKSNGLAVSRIARGVPVGAELEHVDEVTIASAMESRTRLS
- a CDS encoding SRPBCC family protein → MSRQSWILEINANKDKVWNLLADPKEFAFWAPNVRDLALEPNKLDVDTIRHFRLDISGKIETLETRITHCTPGESFAESPVGGSLKIHEKVTHLKMVYRVESLDDKTCNFMFTMDWEMKGFLNQMLEKVVMGAFTSQLRLWFDRMRTYAETGRPV
- the dnaX gene encoding DNA polymerase III subunit gamma/tau, whose translation is MSYQVLARRWRPKKFSDVVGQEHVTRTIQNALKQGRLAHAFLFTGPRGVGKTSTARILARAVNCPNIDLTGDAEPCNVCETCRALFEDREMDVIEMDAASYNGVDDIRRINDICRLGPVAGKRKIYIIDEVHMLSKPAFNAFLKTLEEPPEHVIFILATTDVHKVPATILSRVQRFDFRPVQPADVAPYLGKICASEGWAYDEEALWLVARRGEGSLRDAEGLLDQVVSFAGNQVTLEATREVLGILPTELLGQATALIAGHNVAAVPEFLEHLALRGVDYTELLKSLQGYWMDQIFLKEELKLTGKTEEELSAMRQAAANLSIEDLFRLIRLAENLENALRWSTSPRVRFEISFLRWATLDRSVTIRELLDRLDSGADFPMPTPVAATPQSAATRGPTIQLPSTPAPKPPMEAPVKSVSTPPPAPPPPAPEAEPEPEAPKVASVPEGDLSLDSLRQMWPDIMKVLRKKDPVAAGVGESSWALDAFDGKKLTLCSKIANSFATEQLKRSFPNLRLAINEVTGRDLMLVAGPPLQQPASEPAVKPTPIADATPPTEGSDLFANVMNRFGGIEIKPGTTREPK
- a CDS encoding competence/damage-inducible protein A, yielding MSTSPTSSPRFRCELITVGDEVLRGDIVNGNAAYIGRALSAIGFPPSWSSVIADKMDVIKSALQTALSRAHVIVLTGGLGPTPDDLTRDAVAQFFDLPLQEDPVLLEHVEALFRSRGMVMPETSRNQSLFPIGASKLPNPHGTAAGIHIERDGRHVFCLPGVAIEAQQMTDESVVPIVREIFPDVQVFTKTLRLAGIGESHLMQQVGRQEEICAHVSVAYLPHHGLLDLRLTAHSTDRLEAEAQIAFAEAIIREHVWEHIYATGSAKLGAVIGNILINRGQKLAVAESCTGGLVSDMITDIPGSSRWFDRGWITYSNAAKTGNICVDEELIIRHGAVSEEVACAMAQGARTNAETSWGISTTGIAGPDGGTASKPVGTVWIAVSSESGAHARLLQLSGLRETIKLRTAHSVLYLLYRNLMGYTD
- the thpR gene encoding RNA 2',3'-cyclic phosphodiesterase, which gives rise to MRLFIAIGLPDAWKQILALPESSIGWLGRGVKWVEPRGMHLTLRFLGEVPDNELSALQSAITEAIGDTAPFAMRIHGTGVFPNARRPRVYWAGIEAPGTLIEMQKRIEERMQDLDFEKEENPFRPHLTLARIKEPIGKERMTEALLNFRLESDPINVTEVLLMQSHLSKDGAQYEAIRHFPLTGGQTQINPR
- a CDS encoding CDP-alcohol phosphatidyltransferase family protein, with the protein product MIPGFNLANQLTLSRLFLGPLFLVAFLSKWDFSMEAALFVAILIEASDVADGILARSRKQVSDVGKLLDPMSDSIARLTYYIGFLVMGLASAWMIVILIYRDVMIAYVRVFSALTGTAMGRRTSGKWKGILQGANALVILALLIVDRRIIEIPWLNRIIYGLMVFITAYTVFSWIEYLRGNKELLLEIRRRGAA